Proteins encoded together in one Phyllostomus discolor isolate MPI-MPIP mPhyDis1 chromosome 6, mPhyDis1.pri.v3, whole genome shotgun sequence window:
- the RCE1 gene encoding CAAX prenyl protease 2 isoform X3, whose product MGFRLEGFFPAALLPLLLTMILFLGPLMQLSMDCPCDLADGLKVVLAPRSWARCLTDMRWLRNQVIAPLTEELVFRACMLPMLAPCTGLGPAVFTCPLFFGVAHFHHIFEQLRFRQSSVGSIFLSAAFQFSYTAVFGAYTAFLFIRTGHLIGPVLCHSFCNYMGFPAVCAALEHPQRRPLLAGYALGVGLFLLLLQPLTDPKLYGSLPLCVLLERAGDSEAPLCS is encoded by the exons ATGGGCTTCAGGCTGGAGGGCTTTTTCCCAGCAGcactgctgcccctgctgctgaCCATG ATCCTTTTTTTGGGCCCGTTGATGCAGCTGTCAATGGACTGCCCCTGTGACCTGGCAGATGGGTTGAAGGTTGTCTTGG CCCCTCGCTCCTGGGCCCGCTGCCTCACGGACATGCGCTGGCTTCGGAACCAAGTGATCGCGCCCCTGACAGAGGAGCTGGTGTTCCGGGCCTGCATGCTGCCCATGTTGGCGCCGTGTACGGGCCTGGGCCCTGCCGTGTTCACCTGCCCGCTCTTCTTCGGAGTTG CCCATTTTCACCACATTTTTGAGCAGCTTCGCTTCCGCCAGAGCAGTGTGGGGAGCATCTTCTTGTCTGCAG CGTTCCAGTTCTCCTACACAGCTGTCTTCGGTGCCTACACTGCTTTCCTCTTCATCCGCACAG gaCACCTGATCGGGCCGGTTCTCTGCCACTCCTTCTGCAACTACATGGGCTTTCCTGCCGTCTGCGCAGCCCTGGAGCACCCACAGAGGCGGCCTCTGCTGGCAGGCTACGCCCTAGGCGTGGGactcttcctgctgctgctccagccCCTCACGGACCCCAAGCTCTACGGCAGCCTTCCCCTGTGCGTGCTTCTGGAGCGGGCAGGGGACTCAGAGGCTCCGCTGTGCTCCTGA